A genomic region of Miscanthus floridulus cultivar M001 chromosome 3, ASM1932011v1, whole genome shotgun sequence contains the following coding sequences:
- the LOC136543643 gene encoding acyl transferase 15-like, producing the protein MSSVVRKSLPQLIRPSSEELDMKMTTSSIDLSSFDKGFSAMPATCFLVFEHPIDEPAETIRRGLSRALAYYYPIAGRLAQGNSGDEARVECNGEGVVFVDASADCALKEAKFFNNDPSSGATTLPDDLAVYYPHDRCGCADPLLMMQVTVFSCGGFVAGVTWNHAIADGAGMAQFLQAVGEHASGLPAPSVVPTRCDSSLPGLPPVIAYAQRSMMGLAPRDFACLEYTVPSSLINSIKDEFHGHANGGQPCTVFEAVTAVLWQCRTRVVISDPEAPSLLFIVANVRKHVGAKDGYYGNCVTGQLVVATCGSVANGPILDIVKMIRHAKEQITKQLKGNDGGGGAQASKQPEDMLRYNYNLLSVSSMRNIGLDEVEVGGRKPVRVMCRAHVPHMTVPSCVVCLPWKGKDGANMVTRCVREEHVEAFLGELARFT; encoded by the coding sequence ATGAGCTCCGTGGTTAGGAAATCCTTGCCGCAGCTCATCAGGCCATCGTCGGAGGAGCTGGACATGAAGATGACTACCAGTAGCATAGACCTCTCATCCTTCGACAAGGGTTTTAGTGCCATGCCAGCGACATGCTTCCTCGTGTTCGAGCACCCAATCGACGAGCCTGCCGAAACTATAAGAAGGGGCCTCTCCCGTGCACTTGCCTACTACTACCCCATCGCCGGGCGCCTTGCCCAGGGGAACAGCGGCGACGAGGCTCGTGTCGAATGCAACGGCGAGGGCGTGGTCTTCGTTGATGCATCCGCAGACTGTGCCCTGAAGGAAGCAAAATTCTTCAACAACGACCCTTCATCCGGTGCAACGACGCTACCAGACGACCTCGCCGTCTACTACCCGCACGACAGGTGCGGCTGCGCCGACCCACTGCTGATGATGCAGGTGACCGTGTTCTCCTGCGGTGGCTTCGTTGCCGGAGTCACATGGAACCACGCCATTGCCGACGGCGCCGGGATGGCCCAGTTCTTGCAGGCCGTAGGCGAGCATGCGAGCGGGCTGCCAGCACCGTCTGTCGTCCCAACCCGGTGCGACAGCTCGCTGCCAGGCCTCCCTCCGGTGATCGCTTACGCGCAGCGGTCCATGATGGGCCTGGCGCCAAGGGACTTCGCTTGCTTGGAGTACACCGTGCCTTCGAGTTTGATCAACAGCATCAAAGATGAGTTCCATGGCCATGCGAATGGTGGCCAGCCATGCACTGTGTTCGAAGCGGTGACCGCTGTGCTATGGCAGTGCCGCACTCGTGTGGTCATCTCTGATCCAGAAGCCCCCTCCCTGCTGTTCATCGTAGCTAATGTGCGCAAGCACGTCGGGGCCAAGGATGGCTACTATGGTAACTGTGTCACTGGGCAGCTCGTCGTCGCGACGTGCGGCTCGGTGGCGAACGGACCCATCTTGGACATAGTGAAGATGATAAGGCATGCCAAGGAGCAGATCACCAAACAGCTGAAGGGGaacgatggcggtggtggtgcgcAGGCTTCGAAGCAGCCTGAGGACATGCTTCGGTACAACTACAACCTCCTGAGCGTGTCGAGCATGAGGAACATCGGCCTCGACGAGGTCGAGGTTGGCGGCAGGAAGCCGGTGAGGGTGATGTGCCGTGCCCATGTGCCACACATGACCGTGCCCTCCTGCGTGGTGTGCCTGCCATGGAAAGGGAAGGATGGGGCCAACATGGTCACCCGCTGTGTTAGGGAGGAGCACGTTGAAGCCTTCCTTGGGGAATTGGCAAGATTCACATGA